In Spinacia oleracea cultivar Varoflay chromosome 5, BTI_SOV_V1, whole genome shotgun sequence, a single window of DNA contains:
- the LOC110786027 gene encoding sorbitol dehydrogenase-like yields the protein MGKGGSAGDVATHENMAAWLLGVNDLQILPFKLPALGPQDVRVKIKAVGICGSDVHYLKTMSCGDYHVKEPMVIGHECAGIIEEVGNEVTSLVPGDRVALEPGIGCWSCDRCKEGSYNLCPDMRFFATPPIHGSLANQIVHPASLCFKLPDNVSLEEGAMCEPLSVGVYGCRRANVSVETTVLIIGAGPIGLVALLSARAFGAPRIIVADVDDHRLSVAKDLGADGVVKVSSTKEFVATEVEEIKKEMGKDIDVTLDCAGFEKTVTTAFGATRNGGKVCLIGMGHCNMTVPLTPAASREVDVLGVFRYKNTWPQCIEFISSGKIDVKPLITHRFGFSQEDIVKAFETSAGGGDAIKVMFNL from the exons ATGGGGAAAGGAGGAAGTGCTGGTGATGTTGCTACTCATGAAAACATGGCTGCATGGTTGTTAGGAGTCAATGATCTTCAGATTTTACCTTTCAAGCTTCCTGCTCTTG GACCTCAAGATGTAAGAGTAAAAATTAAAGCAGTAGGAATCTGCGGTAGTGATGTGCATTATTTGAAG ACAATGAGCTGTGGTGACTACCATGTAAAAGAACCTATGGTGATCGGTCATGAATGTGCTGGGATTATTGAAGAAGTCGGCAATGAAGTGACTTCACTCGTTCCGGGGGATCGAGTAGCTCTCGAACCCGGGATCGGTTGCTGGAGTTGCGACCGCTGCAAAGAAGGCTCTTACAATCTCTGCCCTGATATGCGCTTCTTTGCTACCCCTCCTATTCATGGCTCTCTTGCTAATCAG ATTGTGCATCCTGCTAGCCTGTGCTTCAAGCTGCCTGATAATGTCTCGTTGGAAGAAGGGGCAATGTGTGAGCCATTAAGTGTTGGTGTATACGGTTGTCGTCGAGCTAATGTAAGTGTTGAGACTACTGTTCTCATCATTGGTGCTGGACCTATCGGCCTTGTTGCATTGCTCTCGGCCCGTGCTTTCGGCGCTCCTAGAATCATTGTGGCAGACGTCGATGATCATCGTCTCTCCGTTGCTAAGGATCTTGGTGCTGATGGAGTTGTTAAAGTTTCATCAACTAAAGAG TTTGTGGCAACAGAAGTGGAAGAAATCAAGAAAGAAATGGGGAAAGATATTGATGTTACATTGGATTGTGCTGGTTTTGAGAAGACAGTCACAACAGCTTTCGGTGCTACTCGTAATGGTGGCaaggtttgtttaattgggatGGGTCATTGCAACATGACCGTTCCTCTTACCCCTGCAGCCTCAAG GGAGGTGGACGTGTTGGGTGTGTTCCGATACAAGAACACATGGCCGCAATGCATAGAGTTCATAAGCAGCGGAAAGATTGACGTGAAACCTCTAATTACTCACAGATTTGGGTTCTCTCAAGAGGATATTGTGAAGGCTTTTGAAACCAGTGCTGGTGGTGGCGATGCTATTAAGGTCATGTTCAATCTTTGA